A single genomic interval of Syntrophobotulus glycolicus DSM 8271 harbors:
- the comX gene encoding competence pheromone ComX, with product MLQKVVEYLVQNPDEKEKLIEGKLNLIGLTKVEQKAVLDVLQSPDVISPLLYW from the coding sequence TTGTTACAAAAGGTCGTTGAATATCTAGTACAAAATCCTGATGAAAAAGAAAAATTAATTGAGGGTAAACTAAACTTAATCGGCTTAACGAAAGTAGAACAAAAGGCAGTCCTGGATGTTCTCCAAAGTCCAGATGTTATCTCACCATTATTGTATTGGTAA
- a CDS encoding response regulator transcription factor, which yields MIHILLVDDHPSVGEGTKSMIEQEDMKVTIVTSSSEALAILKSQTFDVLMFDLNLPEINGLELTRRVTEIDSNTPIIIYTGYEITPYFNILVEAQASGFISKTASREQLVTAIRCALRGETVIPVSLLRQLRRQDLQIKASGNNEKGVSFDEKELSILKEVARGKSNKEIADYLLISQRVVEYNLTRIFGKLNVRSRSEAIFEARRLGVIPNEDLI from the coding sequence ATGATTCACATATTATTAGTCGATGATCATCCTTCTGTCGGTGAAGGTACCAAAAGCATGATTGAACAAGAAGATATGAAAGTAACGATTGTCACTTCAAGTTCGGAAGCCCTAGCGATATTGAAAAGTCAGACTTTTGATGTGCTGATGTTTGATTTGAACTTGCCCGAGATCAATGGATTAGAATTAACTCGTAGAGTTACTGAAATCGATTCGAATACGCCCATAATCATTTATACAGGATATGAGATTACACCTTACTTTAATATATTAGTAGAAGCACAAGCCTCAGGATTTATCAGTAAGACTGCTTCCAGAGAGCAACTTGTCACTGCGATTCGATGTGCTTTGCGTGGTGAAACGGTTATCCCCGTATCCCTGTTACGTCAACTAAGGCGTCAAGATTTACAGATTAAAGCATCGGGAAATAACGAAAAAGGAGTATCGTTCGATGAAAAGGAGCTATCGATTCTTAAAGAAGTTGCCAGAGGTAAGAGCAATAAGGAAATTGCGGATTATTTGTTAATAAGTCAGCGTGTTGTTGAATATAATTTGACTAGGATTTTTGGGAAATTGAATGTTCGCTCAAGATCAGAAGCGATATTTGAAGCTAGAAGACTGGGGGTTATTCCAAATGAGGACCTGATATAG
- a CDS encoding polyprenyl synthetase family protein — MQDNWAMIEQMMLQLIHDYFPTQELKKYMSEFVRYKMEGHFPFGQLVILHYQMFDGQSTDIFRAAAAVELMILSLDIFDDLQDNDNFSVPWNNIDHAIVMNIATGLLMLSTKSLEHTSFEPNKKAMGTNYLNSCVIKAINGQHIDLLNLIESEKDYIEMVRSKSGSLMASACLVGTALASENHHDVVNKYAEHLGIIAQIKNDINDIFRLDPKNDLLNKRKTLLTLYLLNLQQPQYQFVRDYFDGKTIKKELLNDRAELEEIIRKSGVLEYAQIIIRINQLQAIELIDKMSVQKEWKNKLLHYF, encoded by the coding sequence TTGCAAGATAATTGGGCCATGATCGAACAAATGATGCTACAGTTAATACATGACTATTTCCCAACTCAAGAACTTAAAAAGTATATGTCAGAATTCGTTAGATACAAAATGGAAGGTCACTTTCCTTTCGGTCAGCTTGTTATTTTGCATTATCAGATGTTTGATGGTCAGTCAACAGATATTTTTCGAGCCGCAGCTGCGGTGGAGCTAATGATTCTTTCACTGGATATATTTGACGATTTGCAGGATAATGACAATTTTTCTGTACCCTGGAATAATATTGATCATGCAATAGTTATGAACATAGCTACGGGTCTATTAATGCTAAGTACAAAAAGTCTAGAACATACTTCATTTGAACCAAATAAAAAAGCAATGGGGACCAATTACCTCAATTCGTGTGTAATAAAAGCAATTAATGGACAACATATTGATCTTTTGAATTTGATTGAATCTGAGAAGGATTATATTGAAATGGTAAGATCAAAGTCAGGCTCTCTCATGGCTTCTGCATGTCTCGTAGGAACGGCTTTAGCAAGTGAAAATCATCATGATGTTGTGAACAAATATGCAGAGCATTTAGGAATTATCGCTCAAATTAAAAACGATATCAATGATATCTTTCGATTGGACCCCAAAAATGATCTGCTTAATAAAAGAAAAACTCTCCTTACTTTGTATTTGCTAAATTTACAACAACCCCAGTATCAGTTTGTCAGGGACTATTTTGACGGAAAGACTATAAAAAAAGAATTACTAAACGATCGTGCAGAACTTGAAGAGATAATTAGGAAATCAGGTGTTCTTGAATATGCTCAAATCATTATTAGGATAAATCAGCTTCAGGCGATTGAGCTGATCGATAAAATGAGTGTCCAAAAAGAATGGAAAAATAAATTATTACACTACTTTTAA
- a CDS encoding thioester reductase domain-containing protein, with the protein MVSKMTLYPLTNAQKSIWLIEKFHPATTFVNLSFIVDLKECVDYLLLNQAINLVIQNNDALRIRLVEKGKEPQQYFAEYLEQQFEFLDFNHANGREERSRWEKKRSREQFKLLDSDLYDFVMIRTSSHEGAFFGKVHHIVTDAWSITDLASQVLQNYCKLRDNEEAGCAKRPSYRDYIQTEIKFHGSERYQKHRAFWTELFSDSPECTIFSNKAVSNPTAAERKTFILPGDLTSMVKEFSSAENVSPFCIFYSILAIMIWKLTSTKDLVIGTPVLNRSGIKEKNTMGMFISTIPFRIELKNDLDFLSLVKKVIQRWGTLLRHQKYPLEQILKDLREAHVIQDKLFDLSLSFQNAKLDVCNINYDQKWLFNGAQLDSLTLHISDREDSGNYTMDYDYLTGVFSEPDIHRLHEYFVTLLRHAMDNPHLPLSDVRMLSSAQEADLLWKFNATQQDYPREETIVTLFEKQVRLTPEKIAVIFENRAVTYLELDRRSNQLAGALRAQGVEKGAIIGLVMERSVEMLVAILAVLKAGGAYVPVDPVYPPDRINYMLENSHCQLVLTYTSNNPDLILNSPVFNLHGQELFKEDIAKLDDGPEPADLAYIIYTSGSTGTPKGVMIEHRSLNNLIHSFARAINCSDGTVLAITSFSFDIFFVETILPLVKGMRIILANRQEAAVPYLLLNLITTYQVDFLQTTPSLMKLILHDPNANKLGSLTTIVLGGECFPEHLLSELKKVTQAQIFNGYGPTETTIYVTVKYLNEQESISIGRPIGNTQIYILDESLKPVPIGVTGEIFISGDGVARGYLNNEELTGERFIAHPFIPGRKMYKTGDLARWLNNGEIEYLGRNDRQVKIRGLRIELGEIESALQQHEKVKEAIVLCNEDRHHKKSLYAYVTKHGQNCPSSSDLKEHLAKSLPTYMIPAHFLILDRFPLNSNGKLDRKALPEPDLAIEPKPAYVPPRNELEWKLAFLWQEALKITQVGIDDDFLALGGDSLSVLEVLSGLYPNDWGFSAQDFYDFPTIRKLSEKMTGYPSAPVFGQITEQIFPKPSGFESNLSARNTGNILLTGATGFLGMHILYELLSTTGETIYCLIRGEESEKKLYRLLDYYFPAFSRKRLPGKLIVVYGDVGLENFGLSGKAYSDLIKNIDRVIHSAALVNHYGDYDSYFRVNVKGTEEVMKFCLNHAKKLNHISTISVAGNYRNYDHLNQKFTEWDFYIGQDYQANVYVRSKFEAENLILKAAENGLNATIFRVGVLTGRHTDGQFQINIQQNAFYRHLKAIFLLESVPEDYLKKSLEFTPVDYCAKAIVKLQAIKEAVPVYHLFNHRMIGVNQMLQFLKTSGIKIKVLPRSSFADLLTSFSVTSHGKEILSGIISTLNAGGTIGFDSNLEIDSSATLQYLCQVGFQWPDIDKEYILKVINHMEAAGFLQKHFLRSISETQ; encoded by the coding sequence ATGGTGTCCAAGATGACGTTATATCCTCTTACCAATGCTCAAAAATCCATTTGGCTGATTGAGAAGTTTCATCCTGCTACAACCTTTGTCAATCTCTCTTTTATTGTAGACCTCAAAGAATGTGTCGATTACCTTTTGTTAAATCAAGCGATCAATCTTGTCATTCAGAATAATGATGCGCTGCGCATACGTCTCGTGGAAAAGGGCAAAGAGCCTCAGCAGTATTTTGCCGAATATCTGGAGCAGCAATTTGAGTTTCTGGATTTTAACCATGCCAATGGCCGGGAAGAACGAAGTCGTTGGGAAAAGAAAAGAAGCCGTGAACAGTTTAAGTTATTGGATTCTGACCTCTATGACTTTGTGATGATCAGGACGAGCAGTCACGAAGGCGCTTTTTTCGGTAAGGTTCATCACATCGTGACTGATGCCTGGAGTATAACGGATCTGGCTAGTCAAGTCCTGCAGAACTACTGTAAATTACGGGACAATGAAGAAGCCGGGTGTGCGAAAAGACCTTCTTATCGAGATTATATTCAGACTGAAATAAAATTTCATGGCTCGGAAAGATATCAAAAGCACAGAGCCTTTTGGACTGAATTATTTTCTGATTCCCCGGAATGCACGATTTTCAGTAATAAAGCCGTTTCCAATCCTACGGCTGCTGAACGGAAAACCTTTATTTTGCCGGGGGACCTGACCTCTATGGTAAAAGAATTCAGCAGTGCGGAAAACGTCTCCCCCTTTTGTATTTTTTATTCCATCTTAGCAATCATGATTTGGAAATTGACTTCTACGAAAGATCTCGTTATCGGGACTCCCGTCCTTAACCGCAGCGGGATAAAAGAAAAGAATACGATGGGGATGTTCATCAGTACGATTCCTTTTCGTATCGAATTGAAGAATGATCTTGATTTTCTATCTTTGGTTAAAAAGGTTATCCAAAGATGGGGAACATTGCTAAGACATCAAAAATACCCTTTGGAACAGATATTGAAAGATCTTCGTGAAGCCCATGTCATACAGGATAAGCTATTTGATCTTTCATTATCTTTTCAGAATGCTAAATTAGACGTCTGCAATATTAATTATGATCAAAAATGGCTATTCAATGGGGCGCAGCTTGATTCCCTGACGCTCCACATCAGTGACCGTGAAGACAGCGGAAACTACACGATGGACTATGATTATTTAACCGGTGTCTTCTCGGAACCTGATATTCACCGGCTGCATGAATACTTTGTGACGCTTCTTCGTCATGCTATGGACAATCCGCATTTGCCGCTTTCAGATGTCAGGATGTTGTCTTCCGCGCAGGAAGCTGATTTGCTCTGGAAATTTAACGCTACCCAACAGGACTACCCGAGGGAAGAAACCATCGTCACTCTATTTGAAAAGCAAGTGCGGTTAACCCCTGAAAAAATCGCGGTGATTTTTGAGAATAGGGCGGTAACTTACTTGGAACTGGACCGGCGGTCCAATCAACTGGCCGGGGCATTACGGGCCCAGGGAGTAGAAAAAGGCGCGATCATTGGTCTGGTCATGGAGCGATCTGTTGAGATGCTTGTCGCTATCCTGGCTGTTTTGAAGGCCGGAGGGGCCTACGTGCCGGTTGATCCGGTTTATCCGCCGGATAGAATCAATTACATGCTGGAGAATAGTCATTGCCAGCTGGTATTGACCTATACCAGCAATAATCCTGACCTGATCTTGAACTCGCCTGTCTTTAACCTTCACGGCCAGGAACTATTCAAAGAAGACATAGCGAAGCTGGATGATGGACCGGAGCCGGCTGATCTGGCCTATATCATTTATACCTCCGGCTCAACCGGGACGCCCAAAGGGGTAATGATCGAACACCGGAGTTTAAACAATCTGATCCATTCTTTTGCAAGAGCAATAAACTGTTCCGATGGGACGGTTTTAGCGATTACTTCATTTTCGTTTGATATTTTCTTTGTCGAAACAATTTTGCCCCTGGTCAAAGGAATGCGTATTATCCTGGCGAACCGGCAAGAAGCTGCTGTTCCTTATTTGCTGCTTAATCTCATCACAACATACCAAGTTGATTTTCTGCAGACAACCCCTTCCCTTATGAAATTAATCCTTCATGACCCAAATGCAAATAAGCTGGGTTCTCTGACAACAATTGTTCTTGGCGGAGAGTGTTTTCCGGAACACCTGTTAAGCGAACTGAAAAAAGTCACGCAGGCCCAAATCTTCAACGGTTACGGACCAACGGAAACGACGATTTATGTGACTGTGAAATACCTCAATGAACAGGAATCCATCAGCATTGGCAGACCTATAGGCAATACCCAAATCTACATTTTGGACGAAAGTCTGAAACCCGTTCCGATCGGAGTAACGGGAGAAATTTTTATCAGCGGCGACGGGGTGGCACGGGGATATCTCAACAACGAGGAATTAACCGGAGAAAGGTTCATTGCGCATCCTTTTATTCCCGGCCGTAAAATGTATAAGACGGGGGATCTGGCCCGCTGGCTGAACAATGGCGAAATCGAATACCTGGGCCGCAACGATCGTCAAGTGAAAATAAGAGGGCTGAGGATTGAGCTGGGGGAAATCGAAAGTGCCTTGCAACAGCATGAAAAGGTGAAAGAAGCCATTGTCTTATGCAACGAAGACCGTCATCATAAAAAGTCCCTTTACGCCTACGTCACCAAACATGGTCAAAATTGCCCGTCAAGCTCTGATTTAAAGGAGCATTTGGCAAAGTCTCTTCCCACTTATATGATTCCGGCGCATTTTCTTATCCTTGACCGCTTTCCCCTGAATTCAAACGGAAAGCTTGATCGAAAAGCGTTGCCCGAACCGGATCTTGCAATCGAACCCAAGCCTGCCTATGTTCCCCCGCGGAATGAATTGGAATGGAAACTGGCCTTTCTCTGGCAGGAGGCGCTGAAAATAACGCAAGTGGGAATCGACGATGATTTTTTGGCGCTGGGCGGCGATTCCCTGTCCGTATTAGAGGTCCTATCCGGCCTTTATCCAAATGATTGGGGGTTTTCCGCCCAGGATTTCTATGATTTCCCAACGATCCGAAAGCTTTCAGAAAAAATGACAGGTTATCCTTCTGCTCCTGTATTTGGACAGATAACCGAGCAAATATTTCCCAAACCGTCGGGCTTTGAATCGAACTTGTCCGCTAGGAACACTGGGAATATTCTCTTGACAGGGGCAACCGGGTTTTTAGGAATGCATATCCTCTATGAGCTGCTTTCTACGACCGGCGAGACCATTTACTGCTTAATTCGCGGTGAAGAATCGGAGAAGAAACTGTATCGGCTGCTGGATTATTACTTTCCGGCTTTCTCTCGGAAACGCTTGCCTGGCAAACTCATCGTCGTCTATGGGGATGTTGGCCTTGAGAACTTTGGGCTCTCGGGGAAGGCCTATAGTGATTTGATCAAAAACATTGACAGAGTGATTCATTCGGCGGCATTGGTGAATCACTACGGTGATTATGATTCCTATTTTCGAGTCAATGTAAAAGGAACTGAGGAGGTGATGAAATTTTGCTTGAATCACGCCAAGAAGCTGAACCACATCTCGACAATCAGTGTGGCTGGCAACTATAGGAATTATGATCATCTAAACCAAAAGTTTACCGAATGGGACTTTTATATCGGGCAGGATTATCAAGCCAATGTTTATGTCAGGTCTAAATTTGAGGCGGAAAATCTCATTTTAAAAGCTGCTGAAAATGGACTGAATGCCACTATTTTTCGGGTAGGGGTATTGACTGGGAGACATACTGACGGTCAGTTCCAGATAAACATCCAACAAAATGCCTTTTACCGGCACTTAAAAGCCATTTTCTTATTGGAATCCGTACCGGAGGATTATCTTAAAAAGTCTTTGGAATTTACCCCGGTAGATTATTGTGCGAAAGCTATCGTGAAATTGCAGGCAATTAAGGAGGCTGTCCCGGTTTATCATCTCTTTAATCACCGAATGATTGGGGTAAATCAAATGCTTCAATTCTTAAAAACCAGCGGAATCAAGATCAAGGTTTTGCCGCGCAGCTCGTTTGCTGATCTGTTAACATCTTTTTCTGTGACTAGCCATGGCAAGGAGATTCTGAGCGGTATTATTTCTACGCTCAATGCTGGCGGCACGATTGGCTTTGATTCTAACCTGGAGATTGATTCGTCCGCAACTCTGCAGTATTTATGTCAGGTTGGTTTCCAATGGCCTGATATTGATAAAGAATATATCTTAAAGGTTATCAATCACATGGAAGCTGCGGGATTTCTGCAAAAACACTTCCTTCGCAGCATCTCAGAAACGCAATAA
- a CDS encoding ATP-binding protein has product MGDLKRVFAFSASAMILFSLYYLLSVIINIPYIGICVKKNQTGIWQITNVDKLGWAEQHGIKTGDIVSLIDEIQPSNYPTVLQYNAIERAKTLVISKNHESMVFNVSNNMTPKQVQYDIVIPLFLFGILSSFSFFLYLKKGNDESSRILILFFLTIGLSYISAGASSRMDIVGISINRITFSLIPLLFVEFLIAYFKRYGFILYNRKYLYIFYIGNGLLFSINLFFQIFGLYLLDIRYCFLANFIIETFLCLHILTTRYIRYRNTIHGSVFAIIIVGVILAFFPFIFLVGLPSLVFGIELIPGALGAVFIVFIPIVFFYLITANSLFDIDFIINRIRYYCIISLIPTSGYLWFLFYLAKRFTFVQRVQVGIVTYIGIIAFLYAKEELDLSLRSKLFREKFNFQASLNRFSQNITKVMKVSDLEEQLITEVREVLSVKSISLLELDLTDSDYSLLIKTGTQDVPKLTILEWLENNVHLISVGDLIDIDNGVLLTVSQEKNKYHFLWIRGKINRTHYNQDERVWLKTISFYVSVVYENLHMIEGLIDKLEEAVSQKDTARPWVSRLLFSLSEKERRRLASDLHDSVLQEQILWYRKLQIISSDDRLPIDLREELNKIAEGLLDVTHEIRITCNDLFPSLLNESRIVDAIRNLIADAQLRTDYVVNFNATDFSLDLDYEHILAIYRIVQELLANAAKHSKATEINITLDNSNGLLALNYHDNGIGMDLQSMEFTSNHMGLSGIKERVSSLGGETRIYSTLGESFEVSIWMDLDTNFVATEQVI; this is encoded by the coding sequence ATGGGAGACTTGAAAAGGGTTTTTGCGTTCTCAGCTTCTGCAATGATACTATTTTCGCTTTACTACTTGCTGTCGGTAATAATAAATATCCCATATATTGGGATATGTGTCAAAAAGAATCAAACAGGTATATGGCAGATAACTAATGTGGATAAACTAGGATGGGCAGAACAGCATGGCATCAAAACTGGAGATATTGTTTCATTAATTGATGAAATCCAACCAAGTAATTATCCAACCGTATTACAGTATAATGCTATTGAACGAGCAAAAACATTAGTTATAAGTAAAAACCATGAATCTATGGTATTTAATGTGTCAAATAATATGACTCCTAAGCAAGTTCAGTATGATATAGTAATACCATTATTTTTGTTTGGTATATTGTCCTCCTTTTCTTTTTTCCTGTATCTTAAAAAAGGTAATGATGAATCCTCACGTATACTTATTCTTTTTTTCCTTACTATTGGATTAAGTTATATTAGTGCTGGAGCATCCTCAAGAATGGACATTGTGGGAATATCCATCAATAGGATTACATTCTCATTAATACCCCTTTTATTTGTGGAATTTTTAATTGCTTATTTTAAAAGATATGGATTCATTTTATATAATAGAAAATATTTGTATATATTTTACATAGGTAATGGGTTGCTTTTTAGTATTAACTTGTTTTTTCAAATCTTCGGTTTATATTTATTAGATATTAGGTATTGTTTCCTTGCTAACTTTATAATAGAGACGTTCCTTTGTCTTCACATCTTAACAACCCGTTACATTCGTTATAGGAATACTATACATGGATCGGTTTTTGCCATCATTATTGTCGGTGTAATACTTGCTTTTTTTCCATTTATCTTCTTAGTTGGTCTCCCGAGCCTTGTTTTTGGTATAGAACTTATACCTGGAGCTTTAGGGGCAGTTTTTATAGTTTTTATTCCCATTGTATTTTTCTATTTAATCACTGCAAACAGTCTATTCGATATTGACTTTATCATTAATCGGATACGGTATTATTGCATTATAAGCCTCATACCCACTTCAGGTTACCTTTGGTTCTTATTCTACCTTGCCAAGAGATTTACGTTTGTCCAGAGAGTTCAGGTTGGTATTGTAACTTATATTGGAATTATAGCCTTTCTTTATGCCAAAGAAGAACTTGATTTGAGCCTTCGTTCTAAACTATTTAGAGAAAAATTTAACTTTCAAGCGAGTTTAAATCGATTTTCTCAGAATATTACTAAGGTAATGAAAGTATCCGATTTAGAAGAACAATTAATAACGGAAGTAAGAGAAGTTTTATCCGTCAAATCTATTTCCTTATTGGAACTGGATTTAACGGACTCGGACTACTCATTATTAATAAAAACAGGAACTCAGGATGTGCCAAAACTAACTATCCTTGAATGGTTAGAAAACAATGTCCACTTAATTTCGGTAGGAGATTTGATAGATATAGACAATGGGGTCTTACTAACAGTCAGTCAAGAGAAGAACAAATATCACTTTCTATGGATTAGAGGAAAAATAAATAGAACCCATTATAACCAAGACGAAAGGGTATGGCTTAAAACCATCTCTTTTTATGTTAGCGTTGTTTATGAAAACCTACATATGATTGAGGGTTTAATCGATAAATTAGAGGAGGCGGTCAGCCAAAAAGACACTGCACGTCCTTGGGTTTCCCGCCTTCTCTTTAGCTTATCGGAAAAGGAAAGACGCCGACTTGCATCAGACCTGCACGATTCTGTACTTCAAGAGCAAATATTGTGGTATCGCAAACTACAAATAATATCGTCGGATGATCGATTACCTATAGATCTAAGGGAAGAATTAAATAAGATCGCCGAAGGGCTGCTTGATGTAACCCATGAAATTCGGATCACGTGCAATGATCTATTTCCATCTTTACTAAATGAGTCAAGGATCGTAGATGCGATAAGGAATTTAATCGCTGATGCTCAGTTGCGAACGGATTATGTTGTGAATTTCAATGCCACGGATTTTAGCTTGGATTTAGATTATGAACATATACTGGCTATTTATCGAATTGTACAAGAGCTCCTGGCAAATGCAGCAAAACATTCAAAAGCAACAGAAATTAATATTACATTAGATAATAGTAATGGTCTATTAGCGTTAAATTACCACGATAACGGTATTGGTATGGATCTCCAATCCATGGAATTCACATCTAATCATATGGGCTTATCCGGAATCAAAGAGCGAGTTTCGAGCCTTGGAGGCGAGACACGTATTTATTCAACTTTAGGTGAAAGCTTTGAAGTTTCAATATGGATGGATCTTGACACGAATTTCGTGGCAACAGAACAAGTGATTTAG
- a CDS encoding 4'-phosphopantetheinyl transferase superfamily protein → MYKFKIWTRKESYIKAVGIGLSLGVETFSVLEDTMENQKTHET, encoded by the coding sequence TTGTACAAATTTAAAATATGGACTCGAAAAGAAAGCTACATTAAAGCTGTTGGTATAGGACTTTCTTTGGGCGTAGAGACCTTCTCAGTATTGGAAGATACCATGGAAAATCAGAAAACCCATGAAACTTAG
- a CDS encoding ABC transporter ATP-binding protein, with protein sequence MENIKVVEISNLTKDIKGTKVLNNVSLGLESGKAYGIVGRNGSGKSMLFKAVCGLINITEGEIKVFDKPIKNGSFPDSTGIIIENPGFLLQYSAFKNLKILASINNTISDEKINETIALVGLDPNNKKPVRKYSLGMKQRLGIAQALMEEPKLLILDEPMNGLDSEGVKKIRELLLELKSKSVTILLASHNSEDINEICDYVYSMENGVLSKSV encoded by the coding sequence ATGGAGAATATAAAAGTTGTAGAAATTTCCAACTTAACAAAAGATATAAAAGGCACAAAGGTACTTAATAACGTTAGTTTAGGTCTTGAAAGTGGTAAGGCATATGGAATAGTTGGTAGAAATGGCTCTGGTAAGAGTATGCTTTTTAAAGCTGTTTGTGGCTTAATTAACATAACTGAAGGTGAAATAAAGGTATTTGATAAGCCTATTAAGAATGGCAGCTTCCCTGATAGCACAGGCATAATCATTGAAAACCCAGGGTTCCTACTTCAATATTCTGCTTTCAAAAACTTAAAGATACTAGCTAGTATAAATAATACAATAAGCGATGAAAAAATAAATGAAACCATTGCTTTAGTTGGATTAGATCCTAACAATAAAAAACCAGTAAGAAAATACTCTTTAGGTATGAAACAAAGATTAGGTATTGCACAAGCGCTTATGGAAGAACCTAAACTATTAATACTTGATGAACCAATGAATGGTCTTGACTCAGAAGGTGTAAAGAAAATTAGAGAACTTCTTTTAGAACTTAAATCTAAATCTGTTACAATTCTATTAGCAAGTCATAACAGTGAAGATATAAACGAGATATGTGATTATGTATATAGTATGGAAAATGGAGTTTTGAGTAAAAGCGTATAA
- a CDS encoding class I SAM-dependent methyltransferase yields MRDNKKFWDRYSGLYDFQINRFNKAAYEEMYNLMSEVLKADMRVLEVATGTGLIALGIAKFVRQVEATDFSPKMIETAKKKIVPSNVKFSIEDATALSFAHDSFDAVIISNALHIMPDPEAALGSIRRVLKPGGLLIAPTFAHGHLKNSTWNLNAKILKLIGFETYSKWTPEEYTRFIEKNGFSVGRRKGLRAAFPLVYLEATKVCQS; encoded by the coding sequence ATGCGCGACAACAAAAAATTTTGGGACCGGTATTCCGGGCTGTATGATTTCCAGATTAACCGGTTTAATAAAGCGGCATACGAAGAAATGTACAATTTGATGTCGGAAGTGCTGAAAGCTGATATGCGGGTTTTGGAGGTCGCCACCGGAACCGGTTTAATCGCGCTTGGCATAGCCAAATTTGTCCGGCAAGTTGAGGCGACGGACTTTTCCCCTAAGATGATTGAAACCGCAAAAAAGAAAATTGTTCCGTCAAATGTGAAATTTTCTATCGAAGATGCTACAGCCTTATCCTTTGCGCATGACTCGTTTGATGCGGTCATCATTTCCAATGCGTTGCATATTATGCCGGACCCTGAAGCGGCGCTGGGGAGTATCCGCAGGGTACTGAAACCTGGTGGATTACTGATCGCACCGACCTTTGCACATGGGCACCTAAAAAACTCCACCTGGAATCTGAACGCCAAAATACTGAAACTCATCGGGTTTGAAACTTACTCGAAGTGGACACCGGAGGAATATACCCGGTTTATTGAGAAAAATGGTTTTTCTGTTGGCCGGCGGAAAGGATTAAGAGCCGCATTTCCGCTTGTCTATCTTGAGGCGACTAAAGTCTGTCAATCTTGA